Proteins co-encoded in one Candidatus Kuenenbacteria bacterium genomic window:
- a CDS encoding AAA family ATPase → MYLKKLEINGFKSFAQKTTLEFSHGITAIVGPNGSGKSNVSDAIRWVMGEQSIKTLRGKKSEDVIFSGSDKKARLGLAEVSLDLDNSDKKVPIDYSDLLITRKIYRNGESEYLINNSKSKLADINLLLTQANFGHRTYAIIGQGMIDNFLIATPEERKEFFEEATGVKQYQIKKNQTISKLQQVGQNLSAAQIKIQEMEPHLNLLTRQVKKLNKRKEIEAELREAQLNYYSAYWQEINSNYDTEIKKINLIEEEKNKIHELWQSAKDELDKILKNNNTNEKIEKLRQEHQSLLDKKMSLKEELFILKNSQMAKNNSQPSAKNLSEEKINQIFQHLETIDRLHQDTEKEFQTGQNIDTIQKLVFSAKEKITALLSLLRPYLQKTTPEPEKNNTSPKITSLEEKIKSLEAEASSLQSNIKKILDEENSDRSNLWHLQQNYQKHQNELNIKNNELNEIKINLARIETKRFDLKEEILRELGGFDLLKKDAPKIENLEEKNSILNKINKLKGQLEMIGGLDPEIEKEYTETQKQYEFITTQISDLRETMESLKKIINELDQIIKKQMTESFAEINNYFQKYFKMLFNGGKAELSLLKESTEKEQEENQPNENTAINFFQEKNRDGYSGIEIYATPPGKKLKSISILSGGERALTSIALICAIISSNPAPFIVLDEVDAALDESNSLRFAQILEDLSHKTQFIVITHNRATMEKARLLYGVTMGDDGISKLISIKLEESEKYARNSK, encoded by the coding sequence ATGTATCTCAAAAAACTAGAAATCAACGGCTTCAAATCCTTCGCCCAAAAAACTACCTTGGAGTTTTCCCACGGCATTACTGCCATCGTCGGGCCCAATGGTTCTGGCAAAAGCAATGTCTCCGACGCCATCCGTTGGGTTATGGGCGAACAAAGCATCAAAACCCTCCGCGGCAAAAAAAGTGAGGATGTAATTTTCTCCGGCTCAGACAAAAAAGCCCGACTCGGACTAGCTGAGGTTTCTTTGGATTTGGACAATTCTGACAAAAAAGTCCCCATTGATTATAGCGACCTCTTAATCACCAGAAAAATCTATCGCAATGGTGAAAGTGAATATCTGATCAATAATAGTAAAAGCAAGCTCGCTGACATCAATCTCCTCCTGACTCAGGCCAACTTTGGCCACCGCACCTATGCTATTATCGGCCAAGGCATGATCGACAACTTCCTCATTGCCACCCCCGAAGAAAGAAAAGAGTTTTTTGAGGAAGCCACCGGGGTCAAACAATATCAAATTAAAAAAAATCAAACAATTTCCAAGCTTCAACAAGTTGGACAAAATCTTTCTGCCGCCCAAATAAAAATCCAAGAAATGGAGCCACACCTCAACCTCCTCACCAGACAAGTCAAAAAGCTCAACAAAAGAAAAGAGATAGAAGCCGAGCTCCGGGAAGCCCAATTAAATTATTACAGCGCCTACTGGCAAGAAATCAATTCCAACTATGATACTGAAATAAAAAAAATAAATCTAATAGAAGAAGAAAAAAACAAAATTCATGAGCTCTGGCAGTCAGCCAAAGACGAACTGGATAAAATTCTCAAAAACAACAATACCAATGAAAAAATAGAAAAACTACGCCAAGAACATCAATCTCTTCTCGACAAAAAAATGTCCCTCAAGGAAGAATTATTTATTTTAAAAAATTCACAGATGGCAAAAAACAATAGCCAGCCATCAGCCAAAAACTTATCTGAGGAAAAAATCAACCAAATTTTTCAGCACCTCGAAACTATAGATCGGCTCCATCAGGACACCGAGAAAGAATTTCAAACTGGTCAAAATATAGACACAATACAAAAGCTCGTCTTTTCTGCCAAGGAAAAGATAACCGCCCTTCTCTCTCTACTCCGCCCTTACCTGCAAAAGACAACTCCCGAACCAGAAAAAAACAACACCAGCCCCAAAATAACCAGCTTGGAGGAAAAAATAAAGTCCTTAGAAGCCGAGGCCTCTTCATTACAATCAAACATCAAAAAAATCCTTGATGAGGAGAACAGTGATCGTTCCAACCTCTGGCACCTCCAGCAAAACTACCAAAAACACCAAAATGAGCTAAATATTAAAAATAACGAACTCAATGAAATAAAAATTAATCTAGCCAGAATAGAAACAAAAAGGTTTGATCTCAAAGAAGAAATATTGCGCGAGCTGGGTGGTTTTGATTTACTAAAAAAAGATGCTCCAAAAATTGAAAACTTGGAAGAAAAAAATTCTATCCTAAATAAAATCAACAAACTGAAAGGCCAATTGGAAATGATTGGCGGCCTCGACCCAGAAATAGAAAAAGAATATACAGAAACCCAAAAACAATATGAATTTATCACGACCCAGATATCCGACCTGAGAGAAACCATGGAATCACTCAAAAAAATAATTAATGAATTGGATCAAATCATCAAAAAACAAATGACCGAATCATTCGCAGAAATAAATAATTATTTTCAAAAATATTTTAAAATGCTCTTCAATGGGGGCAAGGCAGAATTATCTCTCCTAAAAGAATCAACGGAAAAAGAGCAAGAAGAAAATCAACCAAATGAAAATACCGCTATTAATTTTTTTCAAGAAAAAAATCGCGATGGTTATAGTGGTATTGAAATTTATGCTACCCCCCCGGGTAAAAAACTGAAATCAATTAGTATTCTCTCTGGGGGCGAAAGAGCCCTTACCAGCATTGCCCTTATCTGTGCCATTATTTCATCCAACCCAGCGCCCTTTATTGTGCTCGACGAGGTCGATGCCGCCCTAGACGAATCAAACTCCCTGCGCTTCGCTCAAATCTTAGAAGATCTCTCTCACAAAACACAATTTATTGTTATCACCCACAATCGTGCCACCATGGAAAAAGCCCGCCTACTTTATGGTGTCACCATGGGCGATGATGGCATCTCTAAACTAATCAGCATCAAACTAGAAGAATCTGAAAAATATGCCAGAAACAGCAAATAA
- a CDS encoding SemiSWEET transporter: MQLQWLNILGYIAGILVVISMLPQVIKSFRTKSTRDISLSRSIIYAVGVILWTIYGIILHNGPLTAMNSVGTTLGLIMLILKLRYG, from the coding sequence ATGCAATTACAATGGCTTAATATTTTGGGCTACATCGCTGGAATTTTGGTCGTCATTTCAATGTTGCCCCAAGTGATTAAAAGCTTTCGTACTAAATCCACGAGAGATATTTCTTTGTCACGTTCAATAATATACGCGGTTGGTGTTATTCTATGGACAATCTATGGAATAATTCTGCATAATGGTCCACTCACTGCCATGAATAGTGTTGGCACAACACTTGGCCTCATTATGTTAATCCTTAAATTAAGATACGGGTAA
- a CDS encoding flippase, with product MNLTQKIAWNTIIHTIGKFGASAIGVLVVAILTRYLGVEGYGEYTTVFAYLFFFAVLADLGLYVVTINELKRSQWGEERFFNNIFTMRFVSAIFMMALAGALVWFFPYNNNIKWGVLLASLSVALGLIDQTLVAYFQNKINMKMVAAAELAGKILLLILTGLVISRGLGLMAILATVVIGFVLNVGINLVVFLKQAKLKLTFDLIVWREIFGKSWPIAVTSIFSLIYFKADTLLLSILPINPAYALSNSEAVGIYGAPYKILEVLIAWPAIFMGLVGPVLAKAFAEGDLAGFKKAWQKAFDGLAVIIWPMIVGTTILARPIIVLLAGESFAAAGTILKILIWATGIIFLSHLTTYAIIAIGRQKQMIKYYLSAAVIALVLYIILIPKYAYFGAAGVTVGVELFMLMATMILLGKATGLKINLMIFGKAFLAAMVMGMALWLASGWHIVLSIPLGIIIYLIVMFLAGGIDRNLLKK from the coding sequence ATGAATTTAACACAAAAAATAGCTTGGAATACGATAATCCATACCATTGGCAAATTTGGCGCTTCGGCTATTGGGGTTTTGGTAGTGGCTATTTTGACCCGATATTTGGGAGTGGAGGGGTATGGCGAGTACACTACGGTTTTTGCTTATCTTTTTTTCTTTGCGGTTTTGGCCGATTTGGGATTGTATGTGGTGACGATCAACGAGCTCAAAAGGAGCCAGTGGGGTGAGGAAAGATTTTTTAATAATATTTTTACCATGCGCTTTGTGTCAGCTATTTTTATGATGGCTCTGGCTGGGGCTCTGGTTTGGTTTTTTCCTTATAATAATAATATAAAATGGGGGGTGCTTTTGGCTTCACTGTCCGTAGCTTTGGGTTTGATTGACCAGACACTGGTGGCTTATTTTCAAAACAAGATTAATATGAAGATGGTGGCGGCGGCGGAGCTGGCTGGGAAAATATTGCTTTTGATTTTGACTGGGCTGGTGATTTCTCGGGGATTGGGACTGATGGCAATTTTGGCGACAGTGGTAATCGGGTTTGTTTTGAACGTCGGGATAAATCTGGTAGTTTTTTTGAAGCAAGCCAAGCTGAAATTGACATTTGACCTAATAGTATGGCGAGAAATATTTGGTAAGTCCTGGCCAATCGCGGTGACTAGTATTTTTTCTTTGATTTATTTCAAGGCCGACACCTTACTTCTGTCTATTTTGCCGATCAATCCAGCCTATGCTTTGAGTAATAGCGAAGCGGTAGGAATTTATGGCGCGCCGTATAAAATTTTGGAAGTGTTGATTGCTTGGCCGGCGATTTTTATGGGATTGGTTGGGCCGGTTTTGGCCAAGGCGTTTGCCGAGGGGGATCTGGCTGGTTTTAAGAAAGCCTGGCAAAAAGCGTTTGACGGTTTGGCGGTGATAATTTGGCCGATGATTGTGGGGACAACGATTTTGGCTAGACCAATAATTGTGCTTTTGGCCGGGGAGAGCTTTGCGGCGGCTGGGACAATTTTGAAAATATTGATTTGGGCGACGGGGATTATTTTTTTGAGTCATCTGACGACTTATGCGATTATCGCCATTGGCCGGCAAAAACAGATGATCAAATATTATCTTTCAGCAGCAGTGATCGCCCTGGTTTTGTATATAATTTTAATACCCAAATATGCCTACTTCGGTGCGGCTGGGGTGACAGTTGGGGTGGAATTATTTATGCTCATGGCTACGATGATTCTACTAGGAAAAGCGACGGGACTGAAAATAAATTTGATGATTTTCGGTAAAGCCTTTTTGGCGGCAATGGTGATGGGGATGGCCTTGTGGCTGGCTAGTGGTTGGCACATTGTATTATCAATACCTCTGGGTATAATTATATATTTAATAGTAATGTTTCTGGCTGGAGGAATAGACAGAAATCTATTAAAAAAGTGA
- a CDS encoding O-antigen ligase family protein: MGYVFLLTLYFIAFAGLAWKKINWAIYLIVFALPGYLIRFNLGPVPMTVLEGMILILFIIFLLRLRRDGILDFWKKIRGLKLFHCFIVSLLTFLLAATVAVLVGPDLRAALGIWKAYFVEPILFFGVFVAVIKKEELKNIFWALAGSSLTVSTVAIYQKLTGNWIANEFWAAEATRRVSGIFPYPNALALYLGPIIILLIGFLVGQEKEKSKLLNYYSVKLLGWGIVALSLLSVWWSGSKGAMIGVVAGLIFYAIFYRGYRKYFVPLVAVIFLVGIILLQSGRINLKGNYSVEGGDSLTVRQEMWMESWQMLKTKPIFGAGLAGYQEAMEPFHQKSYIEIYLYPHNIVLNFWSELGILGLLAFILVIVWFYKRVFFRLDKDLGFAIYDLRILLAATMAVIIVHGLVDVPYFKNDLSVFFWLLVGMMAVDNIRQKNKQQV, from the coding sequence ATGGGTTATGTCTTTTTATTAACTTTATATTTTATTGCCTTTGCTGGCTTGGCGTGGAAGAAAATAAATTGGGCAATTTATTTGATAGTTTTTGCTTTGCCAGGCTATTTGATTCGGTTTAATTTGGGGCCAGTGCCGATGACGGTATTGGAAGGGATGATTTTGATTTTGTTTATAATTTTTTTATTGCGGCTACGGCGGGACGGAATTTTGGATTTTTGGAAAAAGATTAGAGGGTTAAAATTGTTTCATTGTTTCATTGTTTCATTGCTGACGTTTTTATTGGCGGCAACGGTGGCGGTTTTGGTGGGGCCGGATTTGCGGGCGGCGCTTGGGATCTGGAAAGCTTATTTTGTGGAGCCAATATTGTTTTTTGGGGTTTTTGTGGCGGTGATAAAAAAAGAAGAGTTAAAAAATATTTTTTGGGCTTTGGCCGGATCGTCTTTGACAGTGAGCACGGTGGCTATTTATCAAAAATTGACCGGCAATTGGATCGCTAATGAGTTTTGGGCGGCCGAAGCGACGAGAAGGGTGAGCGGGATTTTCCCTTATCCGAATGCGCTGGCACTTTATTTGGGGCCGATAATCATATTATTAATTGGTTTTTTGGTCGGGCAGGAGAAAGAAAAGAGCAAATTGTTAAATTATTATAGTGTTAAATTGTTGGGATGGGGGATAGTGGCGTTGAGTTTATTATCAGTTTGGTGGAGCGGGTCAAAAGGAGCAATGATAGGGGTAGTGGCCGGGTTGATATTTTACGCGATTTTTTATAGGGGTTATAGAAAATATTTTGTACCCTTGGTGGCGGTAATATTTTTGGTCGGGATAATTTTGTTGCAGAGCGGTCGAATAAACCTAAAGGGAAACTATAGCGTAGAGGGCGGCGATTCCTTGACGGTACGTCAAGAAATGTGGATGGAGAGCTGGCAGATGCTCAAAACAAAACCAATTTTTGGGGCTGGTTTGGCCGGCTACCAGGAGGCAATGGAGCCATTTCACCAAAAAAGTTATATTGAGATTTATTTGTATCCGCATAATATTGTTTTGAATTTTTGGAGTGAGTTGGGGATATTGGGGCTATTGGCGTTTATTCTGGTTATTGTTTGGTTTTATAAGAGAGTATTTTTTAGGCTAGATAAAGATTTAGGATTTGCGATTTATGATTTAAGAATATTATTAGCGGCGACGATGGCCGTGATTATAGTGCACGGCTTGGTGGATGTGCCTTATTTTAAAAATGATTTGAGTGTGTTTTTTTGGCTACTAGTTGGAATGATGGCGGTAGATAATATTCGCCAAAAAAACAAACAGCAGGTATAA